The genomic window TTTTGGAGCACTTAGTGCAAACTACGCGGCTAACATAATCTAGCTAAAAATTACTGGTCTAAGTACCAAGTAGGGCAGTTAAGCCAAATTTTTTCGTCGGTCATTCAAGTATGACAGCGGGCACTGGGGGCAATTGAAAAATTGAAAGCCTAGTGCAGCTGCTTTGAGTGGTGTAAAAACGGTCTGTTATTGCAAGGGCTATACAAGCCAAGCGGTATTACTATAAGAGGAATGGGAACGTGGCGCAGTTTTTCTCGATTCACCCAGAAAACCCTCAGGCGAGATTGATTTCGCAGTCGGTTGATATTGTTCGACGTGGAGGCCTTATCGCTTACCCAACGGATTCTGCCTACGCATTAGGCTGTCATATTGGCGATAAGCTTGCCCTAGATCGTATACGCGCTATTAGGCAGCTAGATAAAGATCATAACTTCACTTTAATGTGCCGAGACTTGTCTGAATTGGCTAACTACGCCAAAGTCGATAATGCTGTGTTTAGATTGATCAAAAGCCATACGCCAGGTGCTTACACTTTTATTTTACCGGCAACGTCTGAAGTGCCGCGCCGATTAATGCATCCCAAGCGTAAAACCCTTGGTTTGCGTGTGCCTAATAACCCTATCGCTTTGGCGTTAATGGATGCCTTGGGTGAGCCGTTAATGAGCAGTTCGCTTATTTTGCCAGGCGATACCGTGCCTCTAACCGACCCTTATGACATTCGCGAGTCGCTTGAGCACCAGCTAGAGCTAGTGATAGACGGTGGCTACTGTGGGATGGAGCCAACTACGGTGGTGGATTTGACGGGCGATGAGCCTGTGGTAACCCGCGTGGGCTGTGGCGATCCCTCGCCGTTTACTTTCTAGGCTTGCGGCTATAAATACTGGCGGCTGGCCTAGTGGTGTGGAGATTAGTGCATCCACACGTAGCCCCGCTGGCCACAGTACCGCTATAATGCGCGGTTATAAAATTCGCCCATGCTAGGGGCGGGA from Saccharophagus degradans 2-40 includes these protein-coding regions:
- a CDS encoding L-threonylcarbamoyladenylate synthase yields the protein MAQFFSIHPENPQARLISQSVDIVRRGGLIAYPTDSAYALGCHIGDKLALDRIRAIRQLDKDHNFTLMCRDLSELANYAKVDNAVFRLIKSHTPGAYTFILPATSEVPRRLMHPKRKTLGLRVPNNPIALALMDALGEPLMSSSLILPGDTVPLTDPYDIRESLEHQLELVIDGGYCGMEPTTVVDLTGDEPVVTRVGCGDPSPFTF